The genomic DNA ACAAGTTTCTGACCGAGTTCATGTATAGATTTTGTAAATTTAAGTGCATGATAATTAACACGGCAACGCAACTTTTGCAGCTCATCGTCAAGGTTACTTGAAAGTCTATAATCAAACTTTGTCAATTGCAAAACCTGCCAAATTGCGAGAGTATTAACTGCCATTCTGAAACAGACTACAGTGTTTTTACTAAGACAGATGGAGACAATGGACTTAGGATATCTTGTACACCACTGAATAAGATAACCATCAGATAATAGCAACGGGTCTTACACGTCTCCTCAAGAGTATAGGCAAAACTTGTTCAATATAATATTCAGGTTCAGATTTCCTTGGCACACGCATGGTATATGGAGGCTTTTCCATGCTCCGCATGACTTTCTCAGGAACTCTCCGGACAATCGTCACATCTTTTGCAAGATAAGACATGAACCAATCGACATCAAAAATGTGGATAAAGTCACTGCATACAACATTAGTGTATTTAATGGGATGATAATTCAAAAGACAATTTTCTACCAACACTAGAATGATATTCTTTTAAAGAGAAACAGAAAGTAATACAGAAAAGTTAATTGACGGAGCTAAAACCTTGTTAGAACCACATTACCTGTCATCCTTCCAATAGGAATGATGATCCAGCTCGGGTACAACTAAGGTAGCGTTAAGAATCCGGGCAACTACCACTGCATCTGTTATCTGATTGCAGGAAATAGGTTACTATTTTCAGCATTGACAAGACAAATAATTACTCTAGTAAAACAACAATGTGACTTACTCCTGTTCTTTGTTGGTTCAAACCCCCACTTGTTGCAATCAGCAAATACCCATTTGACGATCGCTCTTTCACAGCCGCTGAATTCGAAAGATAATTACTTCAAGTTGAAAACACGAACATAACAAGGGAAAATTGACAATGCAAACGTGAAATATGGAAATCGAACTCACAAGCATAGCGAGGTCCTCTTTGACTGCACCCGTAGTAGAATTTCGAGTAGTTGGACTTCCAAACATCAATTGCCTCACGACCATTTCCATTCTGAAATTCAAAAacccacaattttttttcaactcatttgaattaaaaatcaaaactttgaagaatttttaaatattgaaagaTAAAACAGGAAAGAGGAGGAGCAGCGGTGCAGTACCCGCTTTGTGTAGAATGAACTTAATGAAGTGTTCATGACCAAGCGCTGGGAGTACCACTCGAGATCAGATGCCACGTGACCGGTGAAGAGCGAAATCAGGCCCAGCCCAAACAGCATCAGCCCACACACCAGCGACCACGACCACGACATCACCGTCTGCTTCCTCTCCTTCTGCGACAGCGACGGCGTCATTTTGGTGGCCATGGCGATGGCGGGGGCCGGGGCGGGTGATCTCAAGCTCAGCTCGTGCTTCTTCTCGCCGCCATTGCTGAAGCCGTTCTGGTGGTGCTGCTGTAACAGAGCCAGCTTCGCTGTCGCCGGAGTCCAGCTGAACCGCCACGCCTTCACCATGCCCATCCAGAACAACCGCCCTCACTCTTCCAGCTTATTTACTGGAAATGCCATTCGCCCTCCGCGATCGGATTGCGGAAGAGTGCTGTTCGGGGAGAGGAAGCTGGAAAAAGAGGAAGGGAAGGTGGCGTAAATAATGGGAATGCGGGGGTTCGAAATCGAATATTGGTTCAATTTGGAGCGCAAACCCTAAGCCTGTAGAGTGCGGGGTTTCAGGCAACAGTCACTGTGCAGCTTTTGAGATGTGTTGGAAGACACTGGAGACCTTTAGAGagacaaacaagaaaagaggagagagagagaggaagcgTGAAACTGCCTCTGATGAAGGAAGCTTGTAATTTTTccctttattatttattttagtctatAGTTTATTTATTACTCAATAATATTTAACTTAGATTTGTCTTCCATATTTGGAAATTATTAATAAGAAAATGGGCTATTCATTGCACCCTAATCTACTCATACGCTCCTTTTAAATTAGACCAGCTTATCACTCTGTTATCATTATGTATACGGGGACGCATAATTTACTAGGTTGAAAGTCTGAGCAAGATTTTAACGACACTACTTATGACATATATTCTTTTGGTCGTATATTTTTTCATCTTAATATTGTACATTTTAGAAGAAAAAGGTATACGTGGCATTCTCTAAAAATGGTTGACAAAAGTGTTATGTCTTCAAGTTTTTCTTCCCAATAATGaactatttatttgttttatgtatataaatgattaaaagatctctaaattgaataatttttagtatatatgatatttagatgaggacaaagaaaatgaacagtaccaattATAATGTTCGGACAATAAAGGTTGGTTAAGCGTAAGTGGGGGGACAAGCAATAGGGTTGGGTTCGGTTTTTGGCCAAAAtagaaaccgaaccgaaatttcggtttggttcaatttttttcgattttttttcggtttagttttttttttttttggttcggtttcggttttttttttttccttcttcttcttcatcttcttcttcttccaaaaaatgcaaaacaacCATAAGATATGACATGTTTCCATCCCTCCAGGGATGGGCTCACGGTTTTTCAATATTCATGAGGGAAGTTACTAATTaatctaaaaacataaagtcTCATAAAAGTctccaaaaatgaaaaattttgaaatatgaaattttaacaTCTCCAACAATCATAACATAAGAATTCCAACTAGAATAGAATCaaagacaatgaaaataaacatttaaagtCCAACTAGAATCATCAATCAAGTTTAAGTCTTCAAAAAGTCCAAATTTAAACATCACACAAGTCAAATAAACCTTCAAGGTTTCATCACTTCATGTCTTGCACAAATAAAATCTTCCAAGTCCTCAAGCTCAAGCTCAACGCTTAGGCGGCTTAGGAGGCAACATAGCACCTTTCCTTGAGCTTCCACTTGCCATTTCTacatacaaataataataaaaaaaagaacatgATGTAAAGTAAGCATGCAACATAGCATCTAATTAAAATAGTCTAACAAAACCAAATGCAATAAGTAAAATTACCTTTCTTAACTTCTTCACAAAACTCAATCTCCTCAATGGTTGGCTCATGATGTAATGCTACAAGAATTGACCTAAGCCAATTTTGTGTACATATCAAAGCCTCCACCatttttggactcaaagaacTACGATATGGATCAATTATTTGTCCACTTGTGCTAAAGGAGGATTCTGAAGCAATGGTTGATATGGGAATAGCTAAAATCTCTTTTGCAACTCGTGCCAAAATAGGATTCTTAGAAAGCCCATTCACCCTCCACCAATTCAAGATATCAAAGTTTGTCTCTTCTTCCCCTTCATTAGGATCCGAAGGATACCTATCCAAATCATTTTGTACAATACGGGCTCTCTTTGCTTTTCTCATTTCACCTTTCTCTTTCAACTTTCTTTCAATCTCTGTCATGCTTGATAAAGGATCTCCACTTGTAGTTGCCGATTGAGAAATACCACCACTACTTGTGCTTTGTTGTGTATCAAAAGATAACTCTTCATGAATCTTGTAAAGATCAAACAACAAATCTTTCACCGCGTTGGTTGcaatttcaacttttttctCGTCCTCGCCATATAGTATCTCATAATAATCAACCACCTTCTCCAATTTATGGTGAGGTTCAAGCACAAGTGCAACAAAAACATATTGATTCATATCCTCAATTGAACCCCAAtatttgtcttatttttcttGCATTAACATGGAGATCATAGACAATAATtcattatctttgttttcaagGATGAGACTTTTGATCTTAAACAAATCACCAAAAGTAGTATGAATTGTTGGAGTATTAGAACAACACACTTTTAAAGTGACTTCATAGAAAGGTCTCAAAAATGATGCAAATATTCTCGCCTCACTCCAATCATAAGTAGAAGGTGGCCTTTGATGCACTTGACTTCATCTAATTAAGAAGCAAAGGTAAGATATGGATTACTTTGGAAAAGTTACGGATACAtcattgattaagaagcaaagatAAGATACAAACCACTTACTGTGGTCTCCTAGAATCTAGATTGCTTTGGAAATGGTAAAATAAGTAACCATATCTTGTGCATAACATAGTAAATTATAAGTTCTAGGGTTACATATCTTGTGCAAGGTCTATGACTAAACAATGAGCATATTTATAGAAAATTATGAATATCTTGTGGGTTCATAAAAACAAGGTCTATAACTATAATCATATCTTGAGGGTTCATAAACAGTGTTTACaccaataaaactaaaataagtAACCATATCTTGTAAAACTGAAATAAGTAACCATATCTTGTGCAAGGTCTATGACTATAATCatcaaaagatacaaaacatATAAGAtggattaaactagttattTACACTCTCAGACACAACAAACAAGTAATTTGCATTATGCAACTCATAAGTCATAAAGATGCAATCAGGTTACTTAATTACATGTTGCTTAACTGAGAACGAGGAGAACCCTAATATAATTGAGGAAGCTACTCCTCCCCCTTAAATTAGTTTATTATCATATTGCTTAACTGAAAGCTGCACCTGCAGAACCAAATCTAGGCTCCAGCAACATACccaaaacaaattaatcaaaccCTATGTACTCTCACAAATTCATCAAACCTTAACTAATAGTCTAATAGTGTTCATAAATGAAGTTACTTAACCAAATCCAGCATacccaaaacaaattgtaaaaccATGAAATTGAAAAGCTACAGATCAGATTCATCAAAACcaacgaaattaaaaaaaaaaaaaaaaatctataaaacGTATCAGGGGGTGAGAGACTAACCTTGCAAAGGAGGGAATTTGTGGGTCGAGACTCGAGACTCCAAATGGCGAGAGGAAGTCGTGGGTCGCAGGTCACTAGTCACGGGGGTGAGAGACTGAGAGTAAGACAACGACGGCGAGATGTGAGACGGGTCACAGGTTGCTGGGAAGGAAAAAGACGAAGTGGAAGAGCGGCAAAGCTTAGCTGGGAATGAGATGGTCCAGAGTGAGAGAGTACGTACAGAGGAGAGGGATAAGAGAAAAGGAATGGGTTCGGTTCTGTTTAGTGTTTAGGGTTTCAAAGTTTAGAGACTGAAGAGAAAGGCAGGCGCTAGGCACCGCGATACAAATTGGACTGAACGACACCGTTCaagggaaaaaaatatttatttataattaaatatgaaacGATGTCGTTTTGCTTtacttcggttcggttcggtttggtctGATTTCTGAACTCTAGAAACCGAACCAAATTGAACCAGATTCGATTCGGTCCGGTTATACActttcggttcgatttttttcGGCCTCGGTTTAGtattcggttttcggttttttgaacccatccCTAACAGGCAAGTCCCCTCATTTAAGAGACATAATCATTATTCTTACATAATTTGATAAATTTAGTGtagattatatattatttttggtAAACTGGGAATATCATTTCCAAGGCAAGGATGCCAAGATTACAAACAAAGCCTACACCGAGGGAAACAACAAACACCGAAACACATAACAGCACTAGCAATGTAGGAGGGTACATGGAAGACAGACGATGCATCTAATGCAAACGTCGCATCCTACAATGCTGAAACAAAATTAAGGTAGACATGGCAAGCCATCTTTGTTCAAGATATGAACCAACGAAGATGAATGTCGATTGACCCATGAAACATCGCACATCTCCGGGAATCTAGCCAACGCAACCCAAGACCAGCGACAGTCCTGGAAAGCATCCTCAAGATGTTTGAATTTCGCCAAAGTTGGGTAGGCTTCCCAGCTACCATTTTCCAAAGAATCCTCCGTTTTGGGTTTCCGAAAGGTTCCGTTTTGGATTACTGAAAGGTAGAGTTGGGGTATTGGGTAAAATGGGAATACCATAATTAATACCTGCAAATCCATGTTGGGTTGTCATCAAATGAATTTTATGAATTGACCTAACACATAGGCCTATAatcaaaagatttttttttttttttttattctttttattttatttattttagtatcATTTGAATTCGTAAGCATCTGTGATAATACCACCCTgaacttttaattcaattttttaccACCTAAATTGTTTTAACAGATGAAATCTATCACTTATGTTAATTTTTACCACTTGAAGTCACTATGTATATTATACGTACATATATGCATGACAATAAAAGTGGAACCCAGCAAGCTAAAGAAAATCACTTGCACTTAAGAATGAAGGGTTTACATTGTTTGTATCTTGATATGTGGATATGCACTATCGTTTTTGCAATGATAGAAGGGTTCTAGATTTTTCCTCCAAGCTCCAAAGTTGAGCCACACATATATAGGCACCGATTGGTTttgagattttatttatttatttattattatttttacttttagtgCCTTTAGACGACTAACTTTAGGATTTCATACAATACAGATGCACTATAAAAATATGGAGATATTTTGGGTACTCTGAAAAGTCATTTTACActttaaacatataaaaataaataataaaaaaataaaatacatttagAAGGAGTGCATAACGgctttttggagtgtcaataacccGTCCTAAAAACTAGCGGACTAAAAAATGGCTATTGGTGTAACTTTTTACCAAtagtctaaatttttttggtacTTCAAAATTCCTCCTCTAAACATAATATTAGGACATTGCATGGTCGGATAATAATAGGAGAAGAAATTGATTCCTTTATCTAAAGTAGCAAATAAAAATGTCTTTTGGTGAAAGGTGGGTTTTAGCTTAGATgggtttttagaaaaaaaaaaataatgattgaACATTATTTAAAATGCAAATTACATATATCTATTcatatttttaatcaaattagtAGAAAAATTATTCTCTGTTACCGGTCCAAATATTCGTGCACGATTGACAATTCTTACTATACAAATTTGTAGCATGTGTATGTCTACAACAACTAAAATTTGTTGAAATTGTTCGTGATACATAAATTAAGGCCACTTATATTTTAGAATGGCTAAAAACGACTTTAGATAAGCCAAAGCATTTCATAGTGGATAAGATAAAGTTAAATCATTTGCAAGTatatattgacacaccccgtcccgaaggagggcatgctggccgtcacgtgagagtgacgtaaccatttacacagtacggaagctttaaaatatacaacttctaaaatggaacacccgaaggtgagtccttatttggtccattctgtcagaacaccgttgaatttcctcgtagtcaccacacctttgcaattcttgaacctggaggggcgcaaaacaaagttgagtgggtcagcaaaacaattcttttccaaatccaaacacttctcaaaactttgtaacccctcgccgtaaaacaagtataatttcccagaaaataaacatatatacgtatgtacaaatatgccaaacatgctccaaaatatgtcattcatgcttgagaatatgccattcatgcttgagaatatgccacattagaatctcataataaatgtaaatgctcaagcataattcacatcaataacatataatctggcagccgggagtcacctaacgtgacatgtaccgctgcatatagagctccaatctcaactcaacatctgaatctgcacacgagtcggaaccacttaacgtggtctgtacgacaggctggtgtaatatatatatgtatgctctagtgctacgatcacgtgaagctgggcgataaatcgcgggtcacctacaagtcggaccCACCTAATGTGgactgtacgacaggcttgcacctaacttggatccaaggcgagcatgcggtgctggtgaacatacacgtgaaggctatgcccctcactctgggcgggagcactaacaccgggggtgcagattatgagctctctaagcatctcaagctactactgaatacaaacatgaataccacttacctggcacttacctgtgcgtccacagcaccaaatacacatatataaatgtatgccgctattaatgcatgtgatgatagtagttcaatcgtagcttacctgggcctcctcagcaccatgcaacagtatgcataattatggtaatgcacatattaaaatatgatgcatatatgacaggatatttaattcgtatttcttttaaaatacgttttctgggaaatacgtcaagcatacgtatatatatatatatatatatatatatactagaaaataactgcccactcacagaTCACATCGACAtctcataggtccctgaacctcccctagcttggttacattcttcctctgtaatattttcacctatacaaaaagtaaccaaattgacgttatttaacgcacatacaccaaacattcgtctataactttctcatacgttgctcaatttgggtgtatgaatataccacggtgatctacacgacgtcacgaacgcgtgacaattttcagaactcaatttggagctctcacgcgcccccacgcgcgctgttcacgcgctgcccacgcgcgcgtcttcttcctcgcgtcgccggactggtttcgccggcggtgggtgttttgccggaatttctgggtaaacttcaaagtgtcataacttcttcatttcttaaccattttcgacgtactatatatcaaaatgaaggtattgacgagacgaacacatccatacctgccttgacccctaactcgccgtggattcgccggaaaacccctcgaaagctccggccaactttgaccacgatgatcccgacgtccaaacttctccaacgaagtactccgaggctccttgggacctcactaagacatctacaagcttcaaaagtccaaaaacacgctagtttaagtttgcatgaacatTACCTAAATCGGACTACCTCGaatcgacatgaaaacgaaggatttctcacctgaaaatggtatggttgcactcgtacaagcttcacgagttcgatggtgtccttagtttcttcgatccatcaaggtttgggtgatttgtgtgtcgtccgtacgttttcgaagaaagaagaagaaagaacggagcttgggagagagagagaagagacagaaaagagacagagggagagggaatcacgggagagaaagagagtgtgtgagtgtgtgtgtggtcctacaacactacacaacacaacactacacgtaaatgtaacgaactaggggtaaaattgtaatttcaaatgtacgtttcgatatttccgggacgggatgtcacaacctaccctccttaatagaatttcgtcccgaaattcaaaacaaccaatcaacgacccctagtggtcaaagaacaatctaggatacaaatcccttatccaatcttctgtctcccatgtaacTTCCTCGACTGACtgatttctccacaaaactttcactaaattcaccgtcttgttcctcagaaccttctctttccaatctaagatcgttaa from Pyrus communis chromosome 17, drPyrComm1.1, whole genome shotgun sequence includes the following:
- the LOC137722893 gene encoding O-fucosyltransferase 29, which translates into the protein MGMVKAWRFSWTPATAKLALLQQHHQNGFSNGGEKKHELSLRSPAPAPAIAMATKMTPSLSQKERKQTVMSWSWSLVCGLMLFGLGLISLFTGHVASDLEWYSQRLVMNTSLSSFYTKRNGNGREAIDVWKSNYSKFYYGCSQRGPRYASAVKERSSNGYLLIATSGGLNQQRTGITDAVVVARILNATLVVPELDHHSYWKDDSDFIHIFDVDWFMSYLAKDVTIVRRVPEKVMRSMEKPPYTMRVPRKSEPEYYIEQVLPILLRRRVLQLTKFDYRLSSNLDDELQKLRCRVNYHALKFTKSIHELGQKLVMRMRKMAKRFIAVHLRFEPDMLAFSGCYYGGGDKERDEFAEIRKRWATLPDLSAEEERKRGKCPLTPYEVGLMLRALGFANDTYIYIASGEIYGGEETLRPLRELFPNFYTKEMLASEELKPFLPFSSRLAAIDYIVSDESDVFVTNNNGNMAKILAGRRRYMGHKRTIRPNAKRLSALFMARHQMNWETFSKKVKSCQKGFMGDPDEVKPGRGEFHEFPQACICQKPFKDIEKSNDRDHHSAGKTKSTYNVEKPGEKALQISIKRNMGKERLSLGDDEKDEVFPD